The proteins below come from a single Procambarus clarkii isolate CNS0578487 chromosome 26, FALCON_Pclarkii_2.0, whole genome shotgun sequence genomic window:
- the LOC138368953 gene encoding mucin-19-like, with amino-acid sequence MSSANSYPCQVPAHLRQVTTHSCQAPTHPLTAGPHKMLAGCQGLTAGQGLTAGPHKMLAGCQGLTAGPHKMLAGCQGLTAGPHKVLGGCQGLTAGPHKVLGGCQGLTAGPHKVLGGCQGLTTGPHKVLGGCQGLKAGPHKVLGGCQGLTAGPHKVLGGCQGLTAGPHKVLGGCQGLTAGPHKVLGGCQGLTAGPHKVLGGCQGLKAGPHKVLGGCQGLTAGPHKEELN; translated from the coding sequence ATGTCAAGTGCCAACTCATATCCCTGTCAAGTGCCAGCCCATCTCCGTCAAGTTACAACCCATTCCTGTCAAGCGCCAACACATCCCTTGACAGCTGGACCTCACAAGATGTTGGCTGGGTGTCAAGGCCTGACAGCTGGACAAGGCCTGACAGCTGGACCTCACAAGATGTTGGCTGGGTGTCAAGGCCTGACAGCTGGACCTCACAAGATGTTGGCTGGGTGTCAAGGCCTGACAGCTGGACCTCACAAGGTGTTGGGCGGGTGTCAAGGCCTGACAGCTGGACCTCACAAGGTGTTGGGCGGGTGTCAAGGCCTGACAGCTGGACCTCACAAGGTGTTGGGCGGGTGTCAAGGCCTGACAACTGGACCTCACAAGGTGTTGGGCGGGTGTCAAGGTCTGAAAGCTGGACCTCACAAGGTGTTGGGCGGGTGTCAAGGCTTGACAGCTGGACCTCACAAGGTGTTGGGCGGGTGTCAAGGTCTGACAGCTGGACCTCACAAGGTGTTGGGCGGGTGTCAAGGTCTGACAGCTGGACCTCACAAGGTGTTGGGCGGGTGTCAAGGTCTGACAGCTGGACCTCACAAGGTGTTGGGCGGGTGTCAAGGTCTGAAAGCTGGACCTCACAAGGTGTTGGGCGGGTGTCAAGGCTTGACAGCTGGACCTCACAAGGAGGAGCTCAACTAA